One genomic region from Neoarius graeffei isolate fNeoGra1 chromosome 4, fNeoGra1.pri, whole genome shotgun sequence encodes:
- the notum2 gene encoding carboxylesterase notum2 produces MKILCHVIFLLMLGGIFGQNNRNAKPGGRAAKKPSSPTAEVGPDDDSVPSSGKDTRAGNQQAVSANKAADDMKLHLLKNTPATCNDGTAAGFYLKEFKGSKRWLIFLEGGWCCYNKETCDSRYKNIPRLMSSTDWPQTRKGTGLLSSQADENPHWYNANIVFVPYCSSDVWSGNKPAAQTKQAKETEYSFMGSVIIRELIKDLVTKGLKQAKVVILAGTSAGGTGVLLNIDKVAGQLEQLGADVQVRGLVDSGWFLQSKQQKTPECPDSLSCTPVDAIKKGLRMWNGVIPEKCKQHYKRGEEWQCFFGHKLYSFLSSPLFVVQWLFDEEQLRVENIYVGGQSLSEQQWTYMQNLGKEMKNSLKDVTAVFAPSCLSHTLITKSKWMDFQVKGTSLSRALQCWDRSLQEANKNSKTALKGCPFHLIDTCQWPQCNPTCPALIDQATQQEMTLIQVLASMGVALQKLGLDTQRDSSASSSMISNGG; encoded by the exons ATGAAGATCCTGTGTCATGTAATATTCCTGCTCATGCTTGGAGGCATTTTTGGTCAGAACAATCGAAATGCCAAACCAGGCGGCAGAGCAGCTAAAAAACCCAGCAGCCCAACTGCAGAGGTCGGACCAGACGATGACTCTGTACCAAGTTCTGGCAAAGACACACGTGCAGGGAACCAGCAGGCAGTGTCTGCTAACAAGGCGGCCGATGACATGAAGCTGCACCTTCTGAAGAACACTCCAGCCACGTGCAACGACGGCACTGCGGCTGG GTTTTACCTAAAGGAGTTCAAAGGAAGCAAGAGGTGGCTGATATTTTTGGAGG GTGGTTGGTGCTGTTACAACAAAGAGACCTGTGATTCCAGATATAAAAATATCCCTCGCCTGATGAGCTCAACCGACTGGCCACAGACACGCAAAG GAACTGGACTCCTGTCTTCACAAGCTGATGAAAATCCACACTGGTACAATGCCAACATTGT GTTTGTCCCCTACTGCTCCAGTGACGTGTGGAGTGGTAACAAACCAGCAGCACAGACCAAACAGGCGAAAGAAACAG AGTACTCCTTCATGGGATCTGTGATCATTCGGGAGCTGATCAAAGACCTTGTAACAAAAGGACTGAAACAGGCCAAAGTGGTGATACTGGCTGGAACAAG TGCTGGAGGTACAGGTGTATTGCTGAACATCGACAAGGTGGCCGGTCAGCTGGAGCAGCTCGGTGCAGATGTGCAGGTTCGAGGCTTGGTTGATTCCGGATGGTTTCTGCAGAGCAAGCAGCAAAAGACCCCAGAGTGTCCAGATAGTCTTTCTTGCACTCCAGTTGATGCGATCAAGAAGGGGTTACG AATGTGGAATGGAGTTATTCCAGAGAAGTGTAAGCAGCACTACAAGCGAGGCGAGGAGTGGCAATGCTTTTTTGGACACAAGCTGTACTCCTTTTTGAGCT CTCCACTGTTTGTGGTTCAGTGGCTCTTTGATGAGGAACAATTGCGTGTGGAGAACATTTACGTTGGGGGACAGTCTCTTTCCGAGCAGCAGTGGACCTACATGCAGAATCTTGGGAAAGAAATGAAAAACTCTCTCAAAGATGTCAC cgCTGTGTTCGCCCCGTCCTGCCTGTCCCACACACTGATCACTAAAAG TAAGTGGATGGACTTCCAAGTGAAGGGCACGTCTCTATCTCGTGCTCTCCAGTGCTGGGACAGAAGCCTACAGGAGGCCAACAAGAACAGCAAGACGGCCCTCAAAGGCTGCCCCTTCCACCTGATCGATACGTGCCAGTGGCCTCAGTGCAACCCGACATGTCCGGCGCTGATCGACCAGGCCACGCAGCAAGAGATGACCCTAATCCAGGTGCTGGCTAGCATGGGTGTGGCTCTGCAGAAGCTTGGTCTGGATACACAGCGTGACAGCAGTGCTTCCTCCAGCATGATTAGCAATGGTGGCTAA